In Thermothelomyces thermophilus ATCC 42464 chromosome 2, complete sequence, a single window of DNA contains:
- a CDS encoding pectin lyase-like protein (hypothetical pectin lyase), producing MHPLATLLWALVSSLSAATITFQVQRSSNPTADEQDAYARIEAAMSAAAARYNRLAPRANKAITVQYVPSVPTADGNFNGNIRFGSNRAYMTERTALHETAHTLGVGQTRAFDDRCAAGSAAGWPSATALLRSWDGPDAVINCGGGHFWPYGLNYESEMSETNADRHCLLVNAMLADGLAG from the coding sequence ATGCACCCGCTCGCAACCCTGCTCTGGGCGCTCGTGTCCTCGCTGTCGGCAGCGACCATCACGTTCCAGGTGCAGCGGTCGAGCAACCCGACGGCGGACGAGCAGGACGCGTACGCGCGGATCGAGGCGGCCAtgagcgcggcggcggcgcggtacAACCGGCTGGCGCCGCGGGCGAACAAGGCCATCACGGTGCAGTACGTGCCGTCGGTGCCGACGGCGGACGGCAACTTCAACGGAAACATCCGGTTCGGCTCCAACCGGGCCTACATGACGGAGCGCACCGCCCTGCACGAGACCGCCCACACCCTCGGCGTCGGCCAGACGCGCGCCTTCGACGACCGCTGCGCCGCCGGCAGCGCCGCCGGCTGGCCCTCCGCCACCGCCCTCCTCCGCTCCTGGGACGGTCCGGACGCCGTCATCaactgcggcggcggccactTCTGGCCCTACGGCCTCAACTACGAGTCCGAGATGAGCGAGACCAACGCGGACCGCCACTGCCTGCTCGTCAACGCCATGCTCGCCGACGGGCTCGCCGGTTAA